A single region of the Streptomyces vilmorinianum genome encodes:
- a CDS encoding ABC transporter permease → MSTLAYAISDSRTMLRRNLKHALRYPAMTFSTVAMPVMMLLLFTYAFGGALGTGISGAPTGGGAYIDYVAPGIILMTATSGAVATAVGVCVDMTEGIVNRFRTMSISRAAFLTGHVVGSVIQTLVAIALVIGVALAIGFRPDASPVEWVAALGLLALLSLALTWLAAGMGLVAKTPESASNTPLPLTFLPFLGSAIVPTDSMPTGLRWFAEYQPFTPAIETLRGLLMGTGIGNSGYITLAWCVGLTLVGYVWARSSFGRTTKR, encoded by the coding sequence ATGAGCACCCTCGCGTACGCCATCAGCGACTCCAGGACCATGCTGCGGCGCAACCTCAAGCACGCACTGCGCTATCCGGCGATGACGTTCTCCACCGTCGCCATGCCCGTCATGATGCTGCTGCTGTTCACCTACGCGTTCGGCGGCGCCCTCGGCACCGGAATCTCCGGCGCCCCCACCGGCGGCGGCGCCTACATCGACTACGTCGCGCCCGGCATCATCCTCATGACCGCGACCTCCGGCGCGGTGGCCACGGCGGTCGGCGTCTGCGTCGACATGACCGAGGGCATCGTCAACCGGTTCCGTACGATGTCGATCTCCCGTGCCGCGTTCCTCACCGGGCACGTCGTCGGCAGTGTCATCCAGACGCTGGTCGCCATCGCGCTGGTGATCGGCGTCGCGCTCGCCATCGGCTTCCGCCCCGACGCCTCACCCGTCGAGTGGGTGGCCGCGCTCGGACTCCTCGCGCTGCTCAGCCTGGCTCTGACCTGGCTGGCGGCCGGCATGGGCCTGGTGGCCAAGACCCCCGAGTCGGCCAGCAACACCCCACTGCCGCTGACCTTCCTGCCCTTCCTCGGCAGCGCCATCGTGCCGACCGACTCGATGCCGACCGGGCTGCGCTGGTTCGCCGAGTACCAGCCCTTCACCCCTGCCATCGAGACCCTGCGCGGGCTGCTGATGGGCACCGGGATCGGCAACAGCGGATACATCACACTCGCCTGGTGCGTCGGCCTCACCCTCGTCGGCTACGTCTGGGCGCGGTCCTCCTTCGGCCGCACCACGAAGCGGTAA
- a CDS encoding cytochrome P450, with translation MQHEPSTRLETTETTETTEPVTLPTQRAAGCPFDPPAGLTELRRASPLTRMTYPDGHVGWLATGYSTVRSIMGDTRFSSRYELMHYPFPGGPEGPLPPAPVGDMTGMDAPEHTRFRRLLMGKFTVRRMRQLSDRVAEITAEHLDAMERRGPGTDLVKAFAQPIPALMICELLGVPYADRERFQDHTHTLMAMDVTPEDRYAAMVGLQGYMAELVAAKRAAPCDDLLGDLAQDSDLTDEELIGVAGFLLAAGLDTTANMIAHGTFALLGNPAQAEALRTDPDLAPQAVEELMRYLTIAHTSVKSALEDVELEGRLIKAGESVTISMEAANRDPERFPDPDVLDLHRKATGHLGFGHGIHQCLGQQLARVEMTVALPALLRRFPTLRLDVPAEEVPLRTDMNIYGVHRLPVTWDEN, from the coding sequence ATGCAGCACGAACCGTCGACCCGACTCGAGACCACTGAGACCACTGAGACCACCGAACCCGTCACGCTCCCCACGCAGCGCGCCGCCGGCTGCCCCTTCGACCCACCCGCCGGCCTGACCGAGCTTCGCCGGGCGAGCCCGCTGACCCGGATGACGTACCCCGACGGGCACGTGGGCTGGCTGGCCACCGGCTACTCCACGGTCCGCTCGATCATGGGCGACACCCGCTTCAGCTCGCGGTACGAGCTGATGCACTACCCCTTCCCCGGGGGGCCCGAGGGCCCACTGCCGCCCGCGCCCGTCGGCGACATGACCGGGATGGACGCGCCCGAGCACACCCGCTTCCGGCGGCTCCTGATGGGCAAGTTCACCGTCCGCCGGATGCGGCAACTCTCCGACCGGGTCGCGGAGATCACCGCCGAGCACCTGGACGCGATGGAGCGCCGCGGGCCCGGAACCGACCTGGTGAAGGCCTTCGCCCAGCCCATCCCCGCACTGATGATCTGCGAGCTACTCGGTGTGCCCTACGCCGACCGTGAGCGCTTCCAGGACCACACCCACACGCTGATGGCCATGGACGTGACGCCCGAGGACCGGTACGCCGCCATGGTCGGACTCCAGGGGTACATGGCCGAGTTGGTCGCCGCCAAGCGCGCCGCGCCCTGCGACGACCTGCTCGGCGACCTGGCCCAGGACTCCGACCTCACCGACGAGGAGCTGATCGGCGTCGCGGGCTTCCTGCTCGCCGCCGGGCTCGACACCACCGCCAACATGATCGCCCACGGCACGTTCGCGCTGCTCGGCAACCCGGCCCAGGCCGAGGCCCTGCGCACGGACCCGGACCTCGCCCCCCAGGCGGTCGAGGAGCTGATGCGCTACCTGACCATCGCCCACACCAGCGTGAAGTCCGCGCTGGAGGACGTCGAGCTGGAGGGCCGGCTCATCAAGGCGGGCGAGAGCGTCACCATCTCGATGGAAGCCGCCAACCGGGACCCGGAGCGGTTCCCCGACCCCGACGTCCTCGATCTGCACCGCAAGGCCACGGGACACCTGGGCTTCGGGCACGGCATCCACCAGTGCCTGGGCCAGCAGTTGGCCCGCGTGGAGATGACGGTGGCCCTGCCCGCGCTGCTGAGGCGGTTCCCCACGTTGCGCCTCGACGTGCCGGCCGAGGAGGTGCCCCTGCGGACGGACATGAACATCTACGGCGTGCACCGGCTGCCGGTCACCTGGGACGAGAACTGA
- a CDS encoding ferredoxin, with protein MDVHVDRDRCLGAGMCALTAPQVFDQDEDEGLVVLLDARPPQERHAAVRVAAGVCPAVAITLTERGSSPAS; from the coding sequence ATGGACGTCCATGTCGATCGCGACCGCTGCCTCGGCGCCGGAATGTGCGCCCTGACCGCCCCTCAGGTCTTCGACCAGGACGAGGACGAGGGCCTCGTCGTCCTGCTGGACGCCCGGCCGCCGCAGGAGCGGCACGCGGCAGTCCGCGTCGCCGCCGGTGTCTGCCCCGCCGTGGCCATCACCCTCACGGAGCGCGGCTCCTCCCCCGCCTCGTAA
- a CDS encoding DUF4097 family beta strand repeat-containing protein — protein sequence MPSFETPEPITAIIEFEVGNVRIAASKRTDTVVEVLPSDGAEEVDVRVVQQTKVTYANGVLTVKGPKKRSPFGKYGSIDVTVELPAGSRLQAASPLGDYTCEGPLGECRVKTSLGDIRLDEAGVTNLRTSTGDIRVGRAVGDAEIHGMGRVEIGEIVGAATVKNGNGDTTIGEITGHLKATSSNGRITVGVAHASVEAKSANGAIRIDDVARGVMQLQTAAGDVEVGIRESTAAWLDVNSRIGTVRNSLGAAENPDTSDETVEIHARTGVGDIVIRRA from the coding sequence ATGCCTTCTTTCGAAACCCCCGAGCCCATCACCGCGATCATCGAGTTCGAGGTCGGCAACGTGCGGATCGCCGCGAGCAAGCGCACCGACACGGTCGTCGAGGTGCTGCCCAGCGACGGCGCCGAGGAGGTCGACGTACGGGTGGTGCAGCAGACCAAGGTCACGTACGCCAACGGCGTCCTGACCGTGAAGGGGCCCAAGAAGCGCTCCCCGTTCGGCAAGTACGGATCGATCGACGTGACCGTCGAACTGCCCGCCGGCTCGCGTCTGCAGGCCGCCTCCCCCCTGGGGGACTACACCTGTGAGGGCCCGCTCGGGGAGTGCCGGGTCAAGACCTCGCTCGGCGACATCCGGCTCGACGAGGCGGGTGTCACGAACCTGCGTACGAGCACCGGCGACATCCGCGTCGGCCGTGCCGTCGGCGACGCCGAGATTCACGGAATGGGCCGGGTCGAGATCGGCGAGATCGTGGGCGCGGCGACCGTCAAGAACGGCAACGGCGACACCACGATCGGCGAGATCACCGGTCATCTGAAGGCCACCTCTTCCAACGGCCGTATCACGGTCGGCGTCGCCCACGCGTCCGTGGAGGCCAAGTCCGCCAACGGCGCCATCCGTATCGACGATGTGGCCCGGGGCGTGATGCAGCTCCAGACCGCCGCGGGCGACGTGGAGGTCGGCATCCGCGAGTCCACCGCGGCCTGGCTGGACGTCAACTCCCGCATCGGCACCGTCCGCAACTCGCTCGGTGCCGCCGAGAACCCCGACACGTCCGACGAGACCGTCGAGATCCATGCCCGTACCGGCGTCGGCGACATCGTGATCCGCCGCGCCTGA
- a CDS encoding flavodoxin domain-containing protein has product MTTAPEPSRQRDAVRVLVAYAGVHGSTRSIAERIAARLEEQGVQADVRPVDAVDDLRAYDVFVVGSAVHDMAWLPEALTFVHRGAELLVRRGVWIFSVGMPAALRGPWKALVAKEEDHVVGGLIDELHPRGHRLFSGAIQPEHLSRTGRMKFQAMGLRYGDHRDWPAVDAWAREIGRDVAEGSVDADDAST; this is encoded by the coding sequence GTGACCACCGCTCCCGAGCCTTCGCGACAGCGCGACGCTGTCCGCGTGCTCGTCGCGTACGCCGGTGTCCACGGCTCGACCCGGAGCATCGCCGAACGCATCGCCGCCCGTCTGGAGGAGCAGGGAGTCCAGGCGGACGTGCGGCCCGTCGACGCCGTGGACGATCTTCGCGCGTACGACGTGTTCGTCGTGGGCAGCGCCGTTCACGACATGGCGTGGCTTCCCGAGGCGCTGACGTTCGTACACCGAGGTGCCGAGCTGCTGGTCCGTCGCGGCGTGTGGATCTTCAGCGTAGGGATGCCTGCCGCACTGCGAGGCCCGTGGAAAGCGCTCGTGGCCAAGGAGGAAGACCATGTGGTCGGCGGCCTGATCGACGAGCTGCATCCGCGCGGGCACCGTCTGTTCTCGGGCGCCATCCAACCCGAGCACCTGTCGAGGACCGGGCGCATGAAGTTCCAGGCGATGGGCCTGCGCTACGGGGACCACCGTGACTGGCCCGCGGTCGACGCATGGGCCCGGGAGATCGGCCGCGATGTCGCCGAGGGCAGCGTGGATGCCGATGACGCGTCGACATGA
- a CDS encoding VOC family protein, whose amino-acid sequence MRVKAFDHLVLNVTDVDKALEFYTGPLGLAPERVEEWRAGKVPFPSVRIDESTVIDLFSRPRGESNVDHICLVVDPLDWQEVIDSGTFDVLEGPVPRWGARGSAQSVYVKDPDGNTVELRWYPQDADS is encoded by the coding sequence ATGCGCGTCAAAGCCTTCGACCACCTCGTGCTCAATGTGACCGACGTCGACAAGGCGCTCGAGTTCTACACCGGCCCCCTCGGCCTCGCACCCGAGAGGGTCGAGGAGTGGCGGGCCGGCAAGGTGCCGTTCCCGTCCGTGCGCATCGACGAGAGCACCGTCATCGACCTCTTCTCGCGCCCCCGAGGCGAGTCCAACGTCGATCACATCTGCCTGGTCGTGGACCCTCTCGACTGGCAGGAGGTCATCGATTCCGGGACGTTCGACGTCCTTGAGGGCCCCGTCCCGCGCTGGGGCGCCCGCGGCTCGGCGCAGTCGGTGTACGTCAAGGACCCGGACGGCAACACGGTCGAACTGCGCTGGTACCCGCAGGACGCCGACAGCTGA
- a CDS encoding ATP-binding cassette domain-containing protein: MTTTSTATAPPAISARGLRKSYGDKVVLNGVDLTIPTGTIFALLGPNGAGKTTTVEILSTLIAPDAGQARIAGHDLAERPEGVRAAIGVTGQFAAVDNLLTAEENLLLMADLQHLPRAEGRRRATELLHRFELAEAARKPVSTFSGGMRRKLDLAMTLVGDPRIIFLDEPTTGLDPRSRRTMWEIIRHLVDQDGVTIFLTTQYLEEADQLADRIAVLDHGRLVAEGTADELKRLIPGGHIRLRFADAGQLDVAARHFGAAARDAEELTLRIPSDGSIPTLRAVLDVLDGAAVRAESLTVHAPDLDDVFLTLTGHGTPDTTVEMAR, encoded by the coding sequence ATGACCACGACATCCACCGCCACGGCCCCGCCGGCGATCTCCGCCCGCGGCCTGCGCAAGTCCTACGGTGACAAGGTCGTCCTGAACGGCGTCGACCTGACCATCCCGACCGGCACGATCTTCGCCCTGCTCGGCCCCAACGGCGCCGGCAAGACCACCACCGTCGAGATCCTGTCGACGCTCATCGCGCCCGACGCCGGCCAGGCCCGGATCGCGGGCCACGACCTCGCCGAGCGGCCCGAGGGCGTGCGCGCGGCCATCGGGGTCACCGGCCAGTTCGCCGCGGTCGACAACCTCCTCACCGCCGAGGAGAACCTGCTGCTCATGGCCGACCTCCAGCACCTGCCCCGCGCCGAGGGCAGGCGGCGCGCCACCGAGCTCCTGCACCGTTTCGAGTTGGCGGAGGCCGCCCGGAAACCCGTGAGCACCTTCTCCGGCGGTATGCGCCGCAAGCTCGATCTGGCGATGACGCTGGTCGGCGACCCGCGGATCATCTTCCTCGACGAGCCGACCACGGGGCTCGATCCCCGCAGCCGTCGCACCATGTGGGAGATCATCCGCCATCTGGTCGACCAGGACGGTGTGACGATCTTCCTCACCACGCAGTACCTGGAGGAGGCCGACCAGCTCGCCGACCGCATCGCCGTCCTCGACCACGGCAGGCTGGTCGCCGAGGGAACCGCGGACGAGCTCAAGCGCCTCATCCCCGGCGGGCACATCCGGCTGCGGTTCGCCGACGCCGGCCAACTCGACGTCGCCGCACGCCACTTCGGCGCGGCCGCACGCGACGCCGAGGAACTCACGCTGCGCATCCCGAGCGACGGCAGCATCCCGACCCTGCGGGCCGTACTCGACGTTCTCGACGGCGCGGCCGTGCGGGCCGAGTCGCTGACCGTGCACGCCCCCGACCTCGACGACGTCTTCCTCACCCTGACCGGTCACGGCACCCCCGACACCACCGTGGAGATGGCCCGATGA